Proteins found in one Channa argus isolate prfri chromosome 7, Channa argus male v1.0, whole genome shotgun sequence genomic segment:
- the myh14 gene encoding myosin-10 isoform X1, with product MSKPTGGGANDVTRFLSSGTGPGSPTSNSAFSAASQADWAAKRLVWVPSEKHGFESASIREERGDEVEVELTDSQRRLTLSREEVQRMNPPRFSKVEDMADLTCLNEASVLHNLRERYYSGLIYTYSGLFCVVVNPYKNLPIYTESIVEMYRGKKRHEMPPHIYAISEAAYRSMLQDREDQSILCTTNADVACVLHTCFLLRPLALSALLGGESGAGKTENTKKVIQYLAHVASSHKGGTLGRNKEAAQIDGSRSLTRGSTMVNRGELERQLLQANPILEAFGNAKTVKNDNSSRFGKFIRINFDVAGYIVGANIETYLLEKSRATRQAKDERTFHIFYQLLCGASKETRSDLLLGTADEYRFLSGGSIPVPGQSDSDNFTQTMDSMGIMGFTPEESVSMLKLISAVLQFGNISFMKEKNHDQASMPDNTAAQKLCHLLGINVLEFTRAILTPRIKVGREYVQKAQTKEQADFAVEALAKATYERLFRWLVHRINRALDRRQRQGASFIGILDIAGFEIFQLNSFEQLCINYTNEKLQQLFNHTMFILEQEEYQREGIEWNFIDFGLDLQPCIDLIERPAQPPGVLALLDEECWFPRATDRSFVEKLSAEQGSHPKFFKSKQPRGEADFSIIHYAGKVDYKADDWLVKNMDPLNDNVASLLHQSSDHFVSELWKEDIQTLPRVYFFDSYTTLQANGSDMDRIIGLDQVSSGENSGPVPFGAAGLKTKKGMFRTVGQLYKESLTKLMATLRNTNPNFLRCIIPNHEKKAGKLSHHLVLDQLRCNGVLEGIRICRQGFPNRIPFQEFRQRYEILTPNAIPRTFMDGKQASELMIRALELDHNLFRVGQSKVFFRAGVLGHLEEERDLKITDTIIRFQSAARGYLARKAFLKKQQQLSALRVMQRNCAAYLKLRNWQWWRLFTKVKPLLQVTRQDEEIQIREAELQKAKDTLTTVEQEYTELDRKHAQLLEEKAVLADQLQAEAELFAEAEEMRARLASRKQELEEVLSELESRLEDEEERGVQLTNEKKRMQQNIMDLEEQLEEEESARQRLLLEKVTLETKVKSLETDLLNAAEQKDRLSKEKKLLEERLSEVTDQLTEEEEKTKSLNKLKNKQEAVIADLEERLKREEQGRLEQEKWKRRMESESVEAQEQLSDLGMLTGELRGSLAQKEKEITILQGRLEEEGARRAEAQRALREAMSQVSELKEEVENERGMRERAEKQRRDLGEELEALRTELEDTLDTTAAQQELRSRREAELGELQRCVEEETRRHEVQLSELRVKHSAALDSLQEQLDNSKRTRQSLEKAKSALEEERQNLISELKSLQASRMESERGRKRADGQLQEVSARLTQADREREEREERIHKLQCEIESLSGHLTSTETKALRLSKEVSSLESQLHDAKELLQDETRQKMALASRVRALEEEKNGLMERLEEEEERAKELSRQIQTHTQQLAELRKQSEEVNTAVEVGEEVRRKLQRELDSAIQRERQKEEEKERVERQRERLREEIEDMTLALQRERQNCTALEKRQKKFDQCLAEEKAVSARLAEERDRAEADSREKETRYLALSRALQDAQDQKEELERVNKQLRMEMEQLVNQQDDVGKNVHELERTRRTLESEAQNLRVQTQELEEELSEAENSRLRLEVTLQALKAQFEREISTNEEKGEEKRRVLSKQLRELEIQLEEERSQRSQAASAKKGLEAELQEAEAQLETANRGKEEAVKQLRRLQGQMKELLRDLDESRLARDEVIAQSKDSEKKIQTLEAEVLQLTEELSVSDRQRRQAQQERDEMADEMVNSSSGKTALLEEKRRLEARVSQLEEEFEEEQTNSELLAERQRKTALQLETLTVQLQGERTLAQKAEAAREQLERHNKELKTRLGEMEGAVRGKHKLSITALEAKIESMEEQLEQERQERAIANKLVRKTEKKLKEVMMQAEDERRHADQYREQLDKSMARLKQLKRQLEEVEEENSRSNALKRKLQRELEELTDNSQTMTREISSLRSQLSIPEWRPDKRVPLPLAMRGRRALVDDLSLENSDSEEPPASPTPSSGLPGTPTPSSEHSLDPPPPYSVNNTE from the exons ATGTCCAAGCCAACGGGGGGCGGTGCCAATGATGTCACCCGCTTCCTCTCATCAGGGACAGGGCCAGGATCTCCCACCTCCAACTCTGCGTTCTCCGCTGCCAGCCAGGCTGACTGGGCAGCCAAGAGGCTGGTGTGGGTGCCGTCGGAGAAACATGGTTTTGAG TCAGCCAGTATTCGGGAGGAGCGTGGCGATGAGGTTGAGGTTGAGCTTACAGACAGCCAGCGGCGGTTGACTCTatccagagaggaggtgcagCGGATGAACCCCCCACGCTTTAGTAAAGTGGAGGACATGGCTGACCTCACCTGCCTCAATGAAGCCTCGGTGCTGCACAACCTGAGAGAGAGATACTACTCTGGCTTGATCTAT ACATATTCAGGGCTCTTCTGCGTGGTGGTGAACCCTTACAAGAACCTTCCCATTTACACAGAGTCCATTGTGGAGATGTATCGGGGCAAAAAGCGCCACGAGATGCCCCCACACATTTATGCCATATCAGAGGCTGCCTATCGCAGCATGCTTCAAG ACAGAGAAGATCAGTCTATCCTCTGCAC CACCAATGCTGATGTAGCCTGTGTCCTCCACACCTGCTTTCTGTTAAGACCTTTGGCTTTGAGTGCACTGCTTGG AGGCGAGTCTGgagcaggaaaaacagagaATACTAAGAAAGTCATCCAATATTTGGCTCATGTTGCCTCTTCCCATAAGGGTGGTACTCTGGGAAGGAACAAGGAGGCTGCTCAG ATTGATGGCTCTAGGTCCTTAACAAGAGGCAGTACTATGGTGAACAGG GGTGAGCTGGAGAGACAGCTGCTTCAAGCCAATCCCATACTGGAGGCCTTCGGCAATGCAAAGACAGTCAAGAACGACAACTCTTCTAGATTT GGTAAATTCATCCGCATTAATTTTGACGTGGCAGGTTATATTGTTGGTGCCAACATCGAGACCT ACCTCCTTGAAAAGTCCCGGGCCACCCGCCAGGCTAAAGATGAGAGAACGTTCCACATCTTTTACCAGTTGTTGTGTGGAGCTTCAAAGGAAACTAGAT CTGACCTTCTTCTAGGTACTGCTGATGAATACCGCTTCCTCAGCGGAGGCTCCATTCCTGTTCCTGGTCAGAGTGACTCTGACAACTTCACTCAGACAATGGATTCTATGGGCATCATGGGCTTCACCCCAGAAGAATCAGTGT CCATGCTGAAATTGATCTCTGCTGTGCTCCAGTTTGGGAACATTTCCTTTATGAAGGAGAAGAACCACGACCAGGCCTCCATGCCTGATAACACAGCTGCCCAGAAACTGTGCCATCTGTTGGGCATCAATGTTCTGGAGTTCACTCGGGCCATCCTCACTCCCAGAATCAAAGTGGGTCGAGAGTATGTGCAGAAAGCCCAGACTAAAGAACAG GCTGACTTTGCTGTGGAAGCCTTGGCAAAGGCCACATATGAGCGTCTTTTCAGATGGTTGGTCCACAGGATCAACAGGGCTCTGGACCGCAGACAAAGGCAGGGAGCTTCCTTTATAGGCATCCTGGATATAGCCGGCTTTGAAATCTTTCag TTAAACTCATTTGAGCAGCTGTGTATAAACTACACCAATGAGAAACTGCAGCAGCTCTTCAACCACACCATGTTCATCCTGGAGCAGGAGGAGTATCAGCGAGAGGGGATCGAGTGGAACTTCATTGACTTTGGCCTGGACTTACAGCCCTGCATTGACCTCATTGAGAGACcg GCACAACCACCTGGTGTTCTGGCTTTGCTGGATGAAGAGTGCTGGTTCCCTCGGGCAACCGACCGCTCGTTTGTAGAGAAGCTCTCTGCTGAGCAAGGCAGCCATCCAAAATTCTTCAAGTCAAAGCAGCCACGAGGGGAAGCTGACTTCTCCATTATTCACTATGCTGGAAAG GTGGACTATAAGGCAGATGATTGGTTAGTGAAGAACATGGATCCTCTGAATGACAACGTGGCATCTCTTCTCCACCAGTCATCAGATCATTTTGTCTCAGAGCTGTGGAAAGAGG ATATTCAAACTCTTCCTCGTGTGTACTTCTTTGACTCCTATACCACACTACAGGCTAATGGCTCTGACA tGGACAGGATTATAGGTCTGGACCAGGTGTCATCGGGTGAGAATAGCGGCCCAGTCCCATTTGGAGCAGCAGGACTGAAGACTAAGAAGGGGATGTTTAGGACGGTTGGTCAGCTCTACAAAGAGTCTCTCACCAAGCTGATGGCCACACTAAGAAACACCAACCCCAACTTCCTGCGCTGCATCATCCCCAACCACGAGAAGAAG gctGGAAAATTGTCACACCACTTGGTTTTGGACCAGCTGAGATGTAATGGAGTTCTGGAAGGCATCCGCATCTGCAGACAAGGCTTCCCTAACCGCATTCCATTCCAGGAATTcagacagag ATATGAGATCCTGACTCCTAATGCTATTCCTCGCACCTTCATGGATGGCAAACAGGCATCAGAACTTATG ATCAGGGCTTTGGAGCTGGATCACAACTTATTCAGGGTGGGTCAGAGTAAAGTCTTCTTCAGAGCTGGAGTCCTGGGTCAcctggaagaagagagagaccTTAAGATCACTGACACTATTATACGCTTCCAGAGCGCTGCCAGGGGCTACCTCGCCCGCAa AGCTTTTTTGAAGAAACAGCAACAGCTGAGTGCTCTGAGGGTGATGCAGAGGAACTGTGCTGCTTATCTTAAACTTAGGAACTGGCAATGGTGGAGGCTCTTCACTAAG GTGAAGCCCCTACTGCAAGTGACTCGGCAGGATGAGGAGATCCAGATCAGAGAAGCCGAGCTACAGAAAGCCAAGGATACACTCACCACTGTGGAGCAGGAGTACACTGAACTGGACAGGAAACACGCTCAG CTGTTGGAGGAGAAAGCAGTGTTGGCTGACCAGCTGCAGGCAGAGGCAGAGCTGTTTGCAGAGGCGGAGGAGATGAGGGCAAGATTGGCCAGTCGGAAACAAGAGCTGGAGGAAGTGCTGAGCGAGCTGGAGAGTCGtttggaggatgaagaggagagaGGTGTGCAGCTGACCAATGAGAAGAAGAGGATGCAGCAGAATATAATG gACCTGGAGGAGCAGttagaggaggaggaaagtgCTAGACAGCGCCTCCTGCTGGAGAAGGTTACCTTAGAGACAAAAGTGAAAAGTTTGGAAACTGACCTGTTGAATGCAGCGGAGCAGAAAGACCGACTCAGCAAG GAGAAGAAACTATTGGAGGAGCGTCTGAGTGAGGTGACTGACCAGctcacagaggaagaggagaaaacaaaaagtctgaACAAACTTAAGAACAAACAGGAAGCTGTCATTGCTGATCTAGAGG AGCGACTGAAGCGTGAGGAGCAGGGTCGCTTGGAGCAGGAGAagtggaagaggaggatggagagCGAGTCGGTGGAGGCCCAGGAGCAACTGTCAGACCTGGGCATGCTGACTGGTGAGCTGAGAGGAAGTCTGGctcagaaagaaaaggaaatcacTATCTTACAGGGCCG GCTAGAGGAAGAGGGAGCACGTCGAGCTGAAGCTCAGAGAGCACTGAGGGAGGCCATGTCCCAGGTGTCTGAGCTGAAAGAGGAAGTGGAGAATGAGCGAGGCATGAGGGAAAGAGCCGAAAAACAGAGACGGGATCTCGGGGAGGAACTGGAGGCCTTGAGAACTGAGCTGGAGGACACTTTGGACACCACAGCTGCTCAGCAAGAGCTTAG GTCTCGTCGTGAGGCAGAGTTAGGTGAGCTCCAGAGATGTGTTGAAGAGGAGACTCGCCGCCATGAAGTTCAGTTATCAGAACTCAGAGTGAAACACAGTGCTGCTCTAGATAGCCTGCAAGAACAGCTAGACAACAGCAAGAGG ACACGTCAATCCCTAGAGAAGGCCAAGTCAGCACTGGAAGAAGAGAGGCAGAATTTGATATCTGAGCTCAAGAGTCTCCAAGCAAGCCGcatggagagtgagagaggcCGTAAGAGGGCGGATGGTCAGCTGCAGGAAGTCAGCGCTCGTCTGACTCaggctgacagagagagagaggagagggaggagcgTATACACAAGCTACAG TGTGAGATTGAATCTCTTTCCGGCCATTTGACCTCTACTGAGACCAAAGCCCTTCGGCTCTCCAAAGAAGTTAGCAGCCTAGAGAGCCAGTTGCACGATGCaaag GAATTGCTGCAGGATGAAACTCGTCAGAAGATGGCTCTGGCCTCTAGGGTGCGAGCgttggaggaggagaagaatggACTGATGGAGAGActtgaagaggaggaggaaagagccAAAGAGCTAAGCCGACAGATCCAGACTCACACTCAGCAG CTGGCAGAGCTTCGTAAGCAATCAGAGGAGGTAAACACTGCGGTGGAAGTTGGAGAGGAGGTGCGTAGGAAGCTCCAGAGAGAGCTGGATAGCGCTATCCAAAGGGAGCgccagaaggaggaggagaaggagagagtggagaggcagagagagcgaCTCAGGGAGGAGATAGAGGACATGACACTGGCCCTGCAGAGGGAGAGGCAGAACTGCACAGCTCTAGAGAAGAGGCAGAAGAAGTTTGACCAG TGTCTGGCAGAGGAGAAGGCCGTGAGCGCTCGGCtggcagaggagagagacagagcagaagCAGACAGCCGAGAAAAGGAAACCAGATATCTGGCACTGTCTCGAGCTCTGCAG GATGCTCAGGACCAGAAGGAGGAGCTAGAGAGGGTCAACAAGCAGCTTCGTATGGAAATGGAACAGCTTGTAAACCAGCAGGATGATGTTGGCAAGAAT GTTCATGAGCTGGAGCGAACTAGGAGGACCTTAGAATCAGAAGCCCAAAACCTGCGAGTTCAGACGCAGGAACTGGAGGAGGAGCTATCAGAGGCGGAGAACTCGAGGCTAAGGCTGGAGGTCACCCTACAGGCGCTTAAGGCTCAGTTTGAGAGGGAGATCAGCACCAATGAAGAAaagggagaggagaagaggagggtgCTCAGCAAACAG TTAAGAGAGTTGGAGATCCAGttagaggaggagaggagtcAGCGATCTCAGGCTGCATCAGCCAAGAAGGGTCTGGAAGCAGAGCTGCAGGAAGCTGAGGCCCAGTTGGAGACAGCCAACCGTGGCAAAGAGGAGGCTGTGAAGCAGCTGCGGCGGCTGCAG GGTCAAATGAAAGAACTTCTTCGTGACCTGGATGAGAGCAGGTTGGCTCGGGATGAGGTGATAGCCCAGTCAAAAGACAGCGAGAAGAAAATCCAAACCCTGGAGGCAGAAGTCCTGCAGCTCACTGAG GAGCTGTCTgtatcagacagacagaggagacaggCTCAGCAGGAACGAGATGAGATGGCTGATGAGATGGTCAACAGCAGTTCTGGAAA GACCGCATTACTCGAAGAGAAGCGAAGATTGGAGGCTCGAGTCAGTCAGCTAGAAGAGGAGTTTGAGGAGGAGCAGACTAACTCTGAACTGCTTGCAGAAAGACAAAGGAAGACTGCTCTACAG TTGGAGACTCTGACCGTACAGCTGCAGGGCGAGAGGACTCTGGCTCAGAAGGCGGAGGCAGCTCGAGAGCAGCTAGAGAGACATAACAAGGAGCTGAAGACCCGGCTTGGGGAAATGGAAGGAGCGGTGAGAGGCAAGCACAAGCTCAGCATTACCGCCCTGGAGGCTAAGATAGAGTCAATGGAGGAGCAATTGGAACAGGAGAGACA GGAACGAGCCATTGCCAACAAACTGGTACGAAAGACcgaaaagaaactaaaagaagTAATGATGCAGGCAGAGGACGAGAGGAGACATGCAGACCAGTACAGAGAACAG CTGGATAAGTCGATGGCCCGCCTAAAGCAGCTGAAGAGGcaactggaggaggtggaggaggagaactCTCGCAGCAATGCCCTAAAGAGGAAGCTGCAAAGAGAGCTGGAGGAGCTCACCGATAACAGTCAGACCATGACACGAGAAATTTCCTCCCTGCGCAGTCAGCTCAG CATCCCTGAATGGAGACCAGATAA GCGTGTCCCGTTACCCCTGGCGATGCGTGGACGCCGAGCTTTGGTTGATGACCTTTCGCTAGAGAACTCTGATTCAGAGGAGCCCCCTGCCTCACCGACCCCCTCTTCTGGACTGCCAGGGACCCCGACTCCGTCATCTGAACATAGCCtggaccccccacccccctatAGTGTCAACAATAcagagtga